From Dethiosulfovibrio russensis, a single genomic window includes:
- a CDS encoding TetR/AcrR family transcriptional regulator has translation MQGKKEDKKTRRRREIVKAAWELFGEKGFDGTTIDDMTDRAGVSHGTFYLYFSSKEDILRYLGEDVQEEMLSGSREIAAMKELSPQERLFRIVKYLLTIHEGQEFRMDLHDVIHRKIHDKLKDDAIELFLPLITSLVEEGVEAGQMNISRPRETATYLVLLVAELEHSVDQWEGEEARKRASEALRELLIRTIGGDEHVFQEDFF, from the coding sequence ATGCAGGGGAAGAAAGAGGACAAAAAGACTAGACGCAGGAGGGAGATCGTCAAGGCAGCCTGGGAGCTCTTCGGGGAAAAGGGTTTCGACGGCACCACCATAGACGACATGACCGATAGGGCCGGGGTATCCCATGGAACCTTCTACCTTTATTTCTCGTCGAAAGAGGATATCCTTCGCTATCTAGGGGAGGATGTACAGGAGGAGATGCTGTCCGGATCAAGGGAAATAGCTGCGATGAAGGAGCTTTCTCCTCAGGAACGTCTGTTTAGGATAGTCAAATACCTTCTGACCATTCACGAAGGCCAAGAGTTTCGGATGGACCTGCACGACGTGATCCATCGAAAGATACACGACAAGTTGAAGGATGACGCGATAGAGCTTTTTCTTCCTCTGATTACCTCGCTGGTAGAGGAGGGAGTTGAGGCGGGCCAGATGAATATATCCCGGCCCAGAGAGACCGCCACCTATCTGGTCCTTTTGGTGGCGGAGCTTGAGCACAGCGTCGACCAATGGGAGGGTGAAGAGGCCCGTAAAAGGGCCTCCGAGGCCCTTAGAGAGCTTTTGATACGCACCATCGGAGGTGATGAACATGTTTTTCAGGAGGATTTCTTCTGA
- a CDS encoding NAD(P)-dependent malic enzyme: MDISQKSLEKHYEWKGKIEVISRASIKDKEDLSICYTPGVAEPCMAIAEDGNKVYDLTRRSNLVAVVTDGTAVLGLGDIGPEAAMPVMEGKCALFKSFADVDAFPICVDSKDPSEIVDAVALISKSFGGINLEDISAPRCFQIERELKRRCDVPVFHDDQHGTAIVTVAALINAAKVIEKEPSDMTIVVNGAGAAGISIAKLLVRMGFGNVMMCDTRGIIYRGAPWLNPFKREIAEMTNLEERRGTLAQGMKGADVFIGVSKPGIVTKEMVSSMAGKAIVFPMANPVPEIMPELALEAGAFVVGTGRSDFPNQINNVLAFPGVFKGALAVRAKDITEEMKVAAAYGISSVLDPQELAPDRILPDPFDPRVVPAVSKAVMEASII; this comes from the coding sequence TTGGACATATCTCAAAAATCGCTTGAAAAACACTACGAATGGAAGGGCAAGATAGAGGTGATCTCCAGGGCTTCCATAAAGGACAAGGAGGATCTCTCCATCTGCTACACCCCCGGGGTGGCCGAACCCTGTATGGCCATAGCCGAGGACGGGAACAAGGTCTACGATCTGACCAGAAGATCCAACCTGGTGGCCGTCGTAACCGACGGCACTGCGGTGTTAGGCCTGGGGGACATCGGACCGGAGGCGGCCATGCCGGTTATGGAGGGGAAATGCGCCCTGTTCAAGTCCTTCGCCGACGTGGACGCCTTTCCCATATGCGTGGACAGCAAGGATCCATCGGAGATCGTGGACGCTGTGGCCCTGATCTCCAAGAGCTTCGGCGGGATCAACCTGGAGGACATCTCCGCTCCCAGGTGCTTCCAGATCGAGAGGGAGCTCAAGAGAAGATGCGACGTTCCCGTATTCCACGACGACCAGCACGGAACCGCCATCGTCACCGTCGCAGCCCTGATAAACGCCGCAAAGGTGATTGAAAAGGAGCCGAGCGACATGACAATCGTCGTCAACGGAGCGGGTGCCGCCGGCATCTCCATAGCCAAGTTGCTGGTTCGCATGGGATTCGGCAACGTCATGATGTGCGACACCAGAGGAATCATATACAGAGGAGCCCCGTGGCTGAACCCCTTCAAGAGGGAAATCGCCGAGATGACCAACCTGGAGGAGAGACGAGGAACTCTGGCCCAGGGAATGAAGGGGGCGGACGTGTTCATAGGGGTGTCGAAACCGGGAATCGTGACCAAGGAGATGGTCTCCTCCATGGCGGGAAAGGCCATAGTTTTTCCCATGGCCAACCCGGTGCCGGAGATAATGCCGGAGCTGGCTCTGGAGGCAGGGGCCTTCGTGGTGGGCACGGGACGGTCGGATTTCCCCAACCAGATAAACAACGTGCTGGCCTTTCCAGGGGTGTTCAAGGGAGCCCTGGCCGTTCGGGCGAAGGACATCACCGAGGAGATGAAGGTCGCCGCCGCCTACGGGATCTCCTCCGTGCTGGATCCCCAGGAGCTGGCCCCCGACAGGATACTGCCAGACCCCTTCGACCCCAGGGTGGTCCCGGCGGTGTCCAAGGCGGTTATGGAGGCCTCGATCATCTAA
- a CDS encoding TRAP transporter permease, translating to MFFRKKTAEPNLAELENEGLPRRDLTGKWGAFVCVIGILMSLFHIYCLILSPVTPWILYCGHIGFGFVLTLSLYCGSRGSKRDVISPLDLALMLAGVLCSIYLVVEMDELVYRIGIAPTKMDLVVSVVMIGLVLEITRRTCGNILPCIAIVFILYTHYGSYIPGLLGHRGYSWSRMLSYMVGMDAMFSVPLGASATMVFLFVVFGAFLNASGSGKLFIDLALSLSGARRGGPAKVAILSSALFGTVSGNSVANVVSTGAFTIPMMKSTGYRPVFAAAVEATASTGGQLTPPILGSAAFIMAQLVGVPYMDIIVASIIPALLYFYTVFLMVDLEAVKYGLSGMEKEKLPVFREVALKRGYLLLPLLVLIYVLSVLNASPIRAAMWGIITAILVTYVRWIDRMTPKDILMALSKGAQSSCSIIASCATAGIVVGALNMTGAGLKLASTIVSMSGGILIFGLFLTMVTSIILGMGLPTTASYLICAAVAAPALVQQGVAPLGAHMFVFYFACISAITPPVALAAFAGAGIAKAKPMDVAFTACKIGISAFIIPFMFIYGPALLGVGGFAKVSYTLVSALIGVSILCFSLQGRCFSIPLSKVECVVLFPASLPVIFPGTMTDIAGLILSAAVLTFAYGRYRRKGNDGR from the coding sequence ATGTTCTTCAGGAAGAAAACGGCCGAGCCCAACCTGGCCGAGCTGGAAAACGAGGGACTGCCGCGGCGAGATCTGACGGGCAAATGGGGAGCCTTCGTGTGCGTTATTGGGATTCTGATGTCCCTCTTTCACATCTACTGTCTGATACTGAGCCCGGTCACGCCGTGGATCCTCTACTGCGGACATATCGGGTTCGGTTTCGTGCTGACCCTCTCCCTTTACTGCGGCAGCAGAGGGAGCAAAAGGGACGTTATCTCTCCGCTGGACCTGGCGCTCATGCTGGCAGGAGTCCTTTGCTCCATATATCTGGTCGTGGAGATGGACGAGCTGGTCTACAGAATCGGGATCGCCCCCACCAAGATGGACCTGGTGGTCAGCGTGGTGATGATAGGCCTGGTCCTGGAGATAACCAGACGTACCTGCGGAAACATACTGCCCTGCATCGCCATCGTCTTCATACTCTACACCCACTACGGGAGCTATATTCCCGGACTTCTGGGACACAGGGGCTACTCATGGTCTCGCATGCTCAGCTATATGGTAGGCATGGACGCCATGTTCAGCGTTCCTCTGGGAGCCTCCGCCACCATGGTCTTTCTCTTCGTCGTCTTCGGGGCGTTCCTGAACGCCTCCGGGTCGGGAAAGCTATTCATAGACCTGGCCCTGAGCCTGTCAGGAGCCAGACGGGGCGGTCCCGCCAAAGTGGCCATACTCTCCAGCGCCCTCTTCGGGACCGTATCGGGCAACTCGGTGGCCAACGTGGTATCCACCGGTGCCTTCACCATACCTATGATGAAATCCACGGGCTACCGTCCCGTGTTCGCCGCTGCCGTGGAGGCCACAGCCTCCACGGGAGGTCAGCTGACGCCGCCCATATTGGGATCGGCGGCTTTCATAATGGCCCAGCTCGTAGGGGTTCCCTATATGGACATCATCGTGGCGTCCATAATACCGGCACTGCTCTACTTCTACACGGTGTTTCTAATGGTGGACCTGGAGGCGGTAAAATACGGCCTCTCCGGCATGGAGAAGGAAAAGCTTCCGGTGTTTCGAGAGGTAGCCCTTAAACGAGGATACCTGCTGCTGCCACTCCTGGTGCTGATCTACGTCCTGTCGGTCCTCAACGCAAGTCCCATAAGGGCGGCCATGTGGGGAATCATAACCGCCATACTGGTGACCTACGTCAGATGGATCGACCGCATGACGCCAAAGGACATACTCATGGCCCTCAGCAAGGGGGCCCAGAGCTCGTGCAGCATCATCGCCTCCTGCGCGACGGCGGGGATCGTCGTGGGAGCCCTTAACATGACGGGAGCCGGTCTGAAGCTGGCCAGCACCATAGTGTCCATGTCGGGAGGAATTCTGATATTCGGCCTCTTCCTGACCATGGTGACCAGCATAATACTGGGTATGGGGCTGCCCACCACGGCCTCCTATCTAATATGCGCGGCGGTGGCGGCACCGGCCCTGGTACAGCAGGGGGTGGCCCCCCTTGGAGCCCACATGTTCGTGTTCTACTTCGCCTGCATCTCGGCCATCACCCCACCGGTCGCCCTGGCGGCCTTCGCAGGAGCCGGCATAGCCAAGGCCAAGCCCATGGACGTGGCCTTCACAGCCTGCAAGATAGGGATATCGGCCTTCATCATACCCTTCATGTTCATCTACGGTCCGGCACTGCTGGGGGTAGGCGGCTTCGCCAAGGTATCCTACACGTTGGTCAGCGCGTTGATAGGGGTCTCCATTCTCTGTTTTTCGCTACAGGGCCGATGCTTCTCCATACCTTTGAGCAAGGTGGAATGCGTCGTGCTATTCCCCGCGTCTCTGCCTGTGATCTTTCCAGGCACCATGACGGATATCGCGGGACTCATCCTGAGCGCGGCAGTGTTGACATTCGCATACGGCAGATATAGACGAAAAGGAAACGACGGGAGGTAA
- a CDS encoding ABC transporter substrate-binding protein gives MDQARGMDNLPITDTVGIVFTMFDYNQRRAPWSDGTFRKAMAHAIDIDTIVDVVAAGYVMLPADSTAAMVDSSFSPEAVEALRLSLGIAIIVLVLSIFFIQRGLEVIVNPRLKGR, from the coding sequence ATGGATCAGGCCAGAGGTATGGACAACTTGCCCATCACGGACACAGTGGGAATAGTCTTCACAATGTTCGACTACAATCAGCGCAGAGCTCCTTGGAGCGACGGGACCTTTCGCAAGGCCATGGCTCACGCCATAGACATCGACACCATCGTGGACGTAGTGGCAGCCGGATACGTCATGCTCCCGGCCGATTCTACGGCGGCGATGGTGGATTCATCGTTCAGCCCGGAAGCCGTGGAGGCTCTGAGGCTCTCCTTGGGCATAGCGATCATCGTTCTGGTCCTCTCCATCTTCTTCATTCAGAGAGGGCTGGAGGTAATAGTGAACCCTAGGCTGAAGGGCAGGTGA